The window GATAAATACGTTTGGCATGCGATGAAGCCATATAATCCTAATTCTACAATGGTCATTAAAAAGGCGAGCGGTTCATGGATAACCGACATAAATGACAACAGTTACTTAGATGGAATGTCAGGACTATGGTGTGTAAACATAGGGTATGGCCGAAAGGAACTTGCCGAAGCAGCGTACGATCAACTAACTGTCATGCCTTATTACCCACTGACAAACAGTCATCCACCCGCCATTCAACTTGCTGAGAAATTAAATGAATTATTACAAGATGAATATGTTATCTTCTTCTCCAATAGTGGCTCAGAAGCGAATGAAACCGCTTTCAAAATAGCGCGTCAATACCATTCACAAAAAAGTGAGCCAAATCGCTATAAAATCGTTTCAAGATATCGTTCTTATCACGGAAATACAGCAGCGGCATTAGCAGCCACTGGGCAGGCTCAAAGAAAATATAAATATGAGCCACTTACAACAGGATTCATTCACGTACCACCTCCAGACCAGTATAGAAATGAAGAAGATGAAACAATACCACCTCAACATCTACAATCTGTACAACATATTGACAATGCTATGACCTGGGAAGTAAGTGAAACAATCGCAGCAATGATAATGGAACCTATCATTACAGGTGGTGGTATATTAATACCTCCAGATCAGTACATGAAAGGTGTAAAGGAAGTTTGCGACAAGCACGGTGCCTTACTAATAGTTGACGAAGTTATATGTGGATTTGGTAGAACAGGAAAGCCATTTGGTTTCATGCACTATGGAGTAAAGCCAGACATCATTACAATGGCCAAAGGAATTACTAGTGGTTACATGCCACTTTCAGCTACTGCTGTTAGAAAAGAAATTTACGAACACTTCAAAGGATCTCAGGAATATGACTATTTAAGACATGTCAATACATTTGGTGGCAGTCCAGCTTCTTGTGCAGTCGCATTAAAGAATTTAGAGATTATGGAGCAGGAGAACCTTTTCGAGCATTCTGAGAAAAAAGGAAACACCCTTTTAACAAAATTACAACATAACTTAGCCATTCACCCTTTTGTTGGGGATGTTCGTGGAAAAGGTTTACTTGTTGGAATTGAATTAGTGAGAGATAAACATACGAAAGAACCATTAGAAGTGGATTTGTTAAACGAAGTAATCGCTGAGTGTAAACGTAAAGGGGTTATTGTCGGGAAAAATGGAGCTACAGTAGCTGGTTTCAATAACGTTTTAGCCTTATCCCCGCCACTATCTATTTCAGATAAAGATTTACAGTTTTTAATTAACACGGTGACAGAAGCTTTGAACAAGATAGGGCCTTGACCGAACGGTGTGACTGCGGAAAAATTGGTAAGTGTAGCATAAAAAGCTCGAGGTGTAGCATAAAGTCCATCTTGTGTAGCATTAAAAGTGTAAAGGTAACAAAAGTCTAGTAGGTGTAACAAAAAATGGTCCAGGTGTAACAATTATTTCATCAGGTGTATCATAATTAGTCCAAGGTGTATCATAAAATTCAAAAGGTGTAACAAATATTCTAAAAAGTTCTAAATTAGCAAATTCATAAATACAAAACAAAAGGCGTCCTTCCAAGAAGGGGCGCTATTTTTAATGAAAAATACGAATAAATACTAAAAACTCACTAACAATAACAAGTAGGAGGCGTTTCGCTTGAAAACTCAGTGGAAATGGCTAATTCGCTTAGGTTATGTCCTGCTTGTTAGTTTAATATTATTTGTGCTAATGAAGCTAAGTCCGTTTTGGCAGCCTATATTAAAGGTTGTATTAGTTGTATTAACGCCTTTTATCATCAGTTCTTTTATCGCGTACCTGCTTCATCCAATAATCGAAAAAACACACGATGCCGGCATGCCTAGACCAATTGCTATTCTAATTATATATTTATTATTTTTCGGTGGAATTGGATTTGCCTTATACAAAGGAACCCCCGTTATGATTAATCAGCTAAAAGAGTTATCCGAAAACTTTCCTCGTGTAGCTGAAACGTATCGAAACTGGATTTTCCAAATCCATACCAGTACTTCCAATTGGCCAGAAGGAGTACATCAGCGTGTTGATGGCATGTTTGCAGAATTTGAAGGCATGATTGGCGTGCTTATACAAAAAATAATCAATGGCATTAAAACTATTTTGAATTCCTTTTTTATTTTAATCGTCATTCCGTTCATCGTTTTCTATCTATTAAAGGATTTTCAGGAAGTGAAAAAATCCGTCTGGTATTTAACTCCGAGGAAATGGAGAAAAGGTGGAATAGCGTTTTTAAATGATGTGGACAAGTCGTTAGGAAATTACATACGAGGACAATTGCTAGTATGCCTAATTATCGGCTTTTTAGCTACGTTAAGCTTATGGTTAGCAGGTATGAAATATCCACTAGTTCTAGGAATTATTATCGGTGTTACAAATGTCATTCCATACTTTGGTCCAATCATTGGTGCATTTCCAGCGGTTATCATAGCCGCAACCATTTCGATTAAAATGGTGATCCTTGTTCTTGTCATTATTTTTGGTTTACAATTTATTGAAGGTAATATTTTGTCTCCACTAATTGTCGGGAAAAGTTTGCACATTCATCCTGTTTTAATTATTTTTGCTCTCATTGTAGGTGGGGAGATTGCAGGTGTACTTGGGTTAATTTTAGCAGTTCCGGTATTTGCGGTATTAAAAGTTACTGTGATGCACGTAACTACTCATTTTATCAAACATTGACAACTACGAAATCGTTTCATATAATCAAAACAATATTACATATTTATTAATTCGAAGAAGGACCCGAGTACGTTACAGACCATCTTACTTAGAGAGGAATTCCGAGGCTGAAAGAATTCTAAGGTGAAGGGTAACCGAACGCTAATCCTGAGTGCAGAGTCAAACCCTGCCGGCATGCTCCGTTACAAGCAACTTGAGAGATGATCTTTCACTAAAAAAGATCATAATCAGGGTGGTACCGCGAGAATACATACTCTCGTCCCTGTTTTTGGGACGGGGGTTTTTTGTGTTTTTAAGGAACTTTTCACTTCGGATTTCAACATAATTAAGAGGAGGAAATACAAATGAAAAAACTAACATCTGCTCAAGTTAGGCAAATGTTTTTAGACTTTTTTAAGGAAAAAGGACATGCAGTAGAGCCGAGTGCTTCCTTAGTTCCACACGAAGACCCTACATTACTTTGGATTAATAGTGGTGTTGCGACGTTAAAAAAATATTTTGACGGCCGTGTTATCCCAGCAAATCCACGAATTGTGAATGCCCAAAAATCCATTCGGACCAACGACATTGAAAACGTAGGGAAAACAGCTCGACACCATACATTTTTTGAAATGCTTGGTAACTTCTCTATCGGAGATTACTTCAAAAAAGAAGCAATCGATTGGGCTTGGGAATTTTTAACGAGTGAAAAATGGATCGGTTTTGACGCTGAAAAGTTATCCGTTACAGTTCACCCGGAAGATGAAGAAGCTTACCAATATTGGAACGAAGTAATTGGTGTTCCAGCAGAAAGAATCATTCGCTTAGAAGGGAACTTCTGGGATATCGGAGAAGGTCCATCAGGTCCGAATACAGAAATCTTCTACGACCGTGGGGAAGCGTACGGAAACGATTCTAACGATCCTGAGCTATATCCAGGTGGCGAAAATGAGCGCTATTTAGAAATTTGGAATCTTGTATTTTCTGAATTTAACCATAATCCAGACCATACATACACACCGCTTCCGAAGAAGAATATTGATACGGGAATGGGCTTAGAGCGTATCGTGTCTGTTATTCAAGATGTACCAACTAACTTTGACACAGACCTTTTCATGCCAATCATTCAAGCAACAGAAGAAGTATCTGGTGAAAAGTACAATGTGGATAAAGAGAAAGACGTTGCATTCAAAGTAATTGCGGACCATTTAAGAACGGTAACGTTTGCTGTTGGTGATGGTGCACTACCTTCTAATGAAGGCCGTGGCTATGTATTACGTCGTTTACTTCGTCGTGCAGTACGTTATGCGAAGCAAATTAACGTTAACCGTCCGTTTATGCATGAGTTAGTACCTGTAGTGGCAGAAATTATGGTTGATTTCTATCCAGAAGTTAAAGAGAAGCAAGACTTCATTCAACGTGTTATTAAAACAGAGGAAGAGCGTTTCCATGAAACATTAAATGATGGACTGGCTATCCTTTCTGAAGTGATTAAAAAGGCGAAAGAAGAAGGTAGTAACGTTATTTCTGGAAAAGATGCTTTCCGTTTATACGACACATATGGCTTCCCGATTGAATTAACACAAGAATTTGCAGAAGAAAACAACATGGAACTGGACCATGAAGGTTTTGAAAAAGAAATGGAAATGCAACGTGAGCGTGCAAGAAGTGCTCGACAAGATGTTGATTCCATGCAAGTACAAGGTGGAGTTTTAGGTGATGTAAAAGTGGATAGTAAGTTTGTTGGCTACAACACACTTACAAACCAAACGGAAATTGCTGTTATGGTACAAAATGGTGAGTACGTTCAAACTGCCAATGCTGGAGAGGAATTACAACTAATTCTTTCATCCACACCGTTTTACGCGGAAAGCGGAGGACAAATTGCAGATGCTGGAGTAATCCAAGGGGCTAACGGTAAAGCTCGAGTAAAAGACGTACAAAAAGCACCAAACGGTCAAAACCTTCACACAGTCGTTGTAGAAGAAGGAACACTAACAACTGGTGAAGTAGTATCGACAACTGTAGAACGCACGAACCGTGAAAAAGTTGTCAAAAACCATACGGCAACACATTTATTACATCAAGCATTAAAAGATGTGCTAGGTACTCACGTTAACCAAGCAGGTTCACAAGTAACAGGCGACCGTTTACGTTTTGACTTTTCTCATTTTGGGCAAGTAACTCAAGAGGAAATCGAAAGAATTGAACAAATTGTTAACGAAAAAATTTGGGCTAATATCGATGTAGTTATTGAGAACAAATCACTTGCTGAAGCAAAAGAAATGGGTGCAATGGCACTTTTCGGTGAGAAATATGGAGATGTAGTTCGTGTCGTTCAAGTTGGAGAATATAGTTTAGAGCTTTGTGGTGGATGTCATGTACCGAACACTTCTGTAATAGGTCTCTTTAAAATTGTGTCTGAATCGGGTATCGGAGCTGGTACACGAAGAATGGAAGCAGTAACTGGTGAAGGTGCATATCAACTACTAAATAGCCAAGTTCAATTATTAAAAGAAGCAGCAAGTAAATTGAAAACAAAACCACAAGAAGTAAGTACTAGAATTGATGCAGTTTTAGCTGAAATGAAAGAATTACAGCGAGAAAATCAGTCGTTAACGACTAAATTAAGCAACATTGAAGCATCTTCTATTCTTGATAACGTGAAAGAAGTAAATGGTGTGAAAATGCTAGCAGCTAAAGTTGCACCTACTGACATGAACAACCTACGTACTATGATGGACGAACTAAAAGGTAAATTAGGGTCAGCAGTAATCGTACTTGCAAGTGTCCAAGACGGTAATAAAGTAAATATTTCTGCTGGAGTAACAAAAGATTTAATGGAAAAAGGATACCATGCAGGAAAACTTATAAAAGAAGTTGCAACACGTTGTGGTGGAGGCGGTGGTGGCCGTCCTGATATGGCTCAAGCTGGTGGGAAAAATCCAGAGCAAGTAGACAGTGCATTACAATATGTTGAAGAATGGATGAAATCCATTTAACATTCTTGTTAAATAGTGTACAATAAAGGTAACTATTGACAAGCAGATTTTGAATAAAGTCTGAAAAGAGAGGTGCATACTATGAGCTCCTTTGATAAAACAATGAAATTTAATTTTCATGAGGACTCTGTTGAGACGAATGTAGAAGAAGTATTATTTACGGTTCACGATGCATTAAGAGAAAAAGGATACAATCCTATTAATCAAATCGTTGGCTACCTTCTCTCCGGAGACCCAGCCTACATTCCAAGACATAATGATGCAAGGGCATTAATTCGTAAACTTGAAAGAGATGAATTAATCGAGGAATTAGTGAAATCCTATTTAAAGCATCATCGTAAGGAGTAATACATGCGTATAATGGGTTTAGATGTTGGTTCCAAAACTGTTGGTGTTGCCGTTAGTGATGAACTAGGGTGGACAGCACAAGGTTTGGAAACGATTAAGATTGATGAAGCTATAAATAATCTCGGCTTTAAACGATTAAAACAAATCATTGCTGAATATAATGTAGAAAAAATCGTGGTTGGTTTGCCGAAAAACATGAATGGTACGATTGGACCAAGAGGAGAAGCAAGTCGAGTCTATGCAGAAAAACTTCACGAAAAAACAAAATTGCCGGTTGTTTTTTGGGACGAGCGTCTTTCAACTGTTGCTGCTGAAAGGACATTGTTATCCGCTGACGTAAGCAGAGCAAAACGAAAAAAAGTCATAGATAAAATGGCAGCAGTGTTTATTCTGCAAGGATTTTTAGATAGCAAACAATAAAACTAGAGGTGAACAAATCATGGAACACGGTGAAAAGCATATTACTGTAATTGATGAGCAAGGAAACGAACAACTATGTGAAATTTTATTCACATTTGAAAATGAAGAGTTCGGAAAGTCTTACGTTCTTTACTACCCAGTTGGTGCGGACGAAGATGATGCGGATGATATCGAAATTCATGCATCTGCATTCATTCCAGGTGAAGGCGATCAAGGCGGCGACTTAATGCCAGTCGAAACAGATGAAGAGTGGGACATGATCGAAGAAATGTTAAACACTTTCATGGAGCAAGAAGAAGAAGAGTAATATAAACGAAAAAAGCTCTGGCAGCGTAAAAGTTGCTAGAGCTTTTTTCATTTTAAAGTGATTAGTGATTCGTTACTAGCAAGCAGCAAACCCCTAACCACTATTCTACATTTAACAACGACGCTAACTCTTCTTTGTTATGCATCAAATCCTCTAACGTATACTCATCCAACACTTGAATAAACGCCTGCAATGCTTTGTGTAGTACATGCTTTAATGTGCAAGCCGGAGTTATCGCGCAAACTGAATGATCCCCAAAACAATCTACTATATGAAAATCCTCTTCTGTATGTCTAACTAACTTCCCTATATTAATGGCGGATGGCTCCATCGCTATACGGATACCGCCGCCTCTACCGCGAATCGTCTCAATGTATCCAAGTTTCCCTAAGTGGTAGATAACCTTCATTAAATGATTTTTAGATATATTATAGCTTTCTGCGATATCTTTAATTTGTACAAGCTTTTCCTTCTTAGGGATACATGCTAAGTATAGTAATACTCTTAACGAGTAATCTGTGTACAGCGTTAACCTCATAATAGTCACTCCTTCGTAAATATAGTACCATATCTTTAGTTTGAAATAATAAATAAAAAATGTTGGAAAACAGATTTTTATGTCAATTTTCCTACATAAATGTTGTATAATAAATAGTTGAGCGAGAGGATGGTGTTTTTAGTGGGATCTAAAAAGAAAAATGATGTTCAACAAAAATTAATGGAAAAACATCAGGAAGCAAAAATCGTTCGCCGAATTGTATTTGTAGCATTTATAGTCTTAATGTTAGCAATAACGACAGTAATTGGCGGAGGATATTATTATATTTCAAATGCACTGAAGCCTGTAGATGAAGTATCAGAACATACAGAACAAGTGGAAATACCGATTGGTTCGTCTGGAACAGCCATTGCAAACATTTTGGAAGACGCAGGTATTGTTCATAATGCAAGAATTTTTCGTTATTACGTAAAATTTAAAAATGAATCGGGATTTCAAGCAGGTACGTATACATTAAGTCCTTCTATGACATTAGATGAAATCATACTTTCCTTAAAATCAGGTAGAATTATGAGAGAAGCGTTGTTTAACGTAACAATCCCAGAAGGTCGTCAATTAACACAAATAGCAATCATTCTATCAAATAGAGCAAATGTAGATGAAGAAGAATTTTGGGAAACAATTAACGATGAAGAGTTCGTTCGTGAAATGATGAAAAAGTTCCCTAATCTTATTACAGAAGAAGTATTCGCAGAAAATGTAAAATATCCGTTAGAAGGTTACTTGTTCCCAGCAACATATCCGTTTTATTCAGAGAACCCTACAATTGAAGAAGTTGTAGTACCTATGTTACAAAAAACGGAAGAAATTATCGCACCTTATTATGCGGAAATGGAAGAAGCAGGATTTACAGTGCATGAACTTTTAACTTTTGCTAGTCTTGTTGAAGAAGAAGCAACGGATCAAATACACCGTAAAAAAATTGCTAGCGTATTCTATAACCGATTAAATCAAGGAATGCCATTACAAACAGATCCAACTGTGTTGTACGCTTTAGGAGAGCATAAAGATAGAGTTCTATATGTGCACTTAGAAGTAGATGACCCTTACAACACCTATAAATACGCTGGTTTAACTCCAGGGCCAATTGCAAATGCTGGTGCATCTTCTATTGAAGCTGTATTACAACCAGAAGAAACAAACTATTTATACTTCCTTGCTACACCTGAAGGAGAAGTAATCTTCAACGAAACATACGATGCGCATTTACGAGACAGAGAAATTCATATAACAGGTAGAAACAACAATTAATACTATCATCTGGAATGCGATACCATTCGCATTCCATCTTCTTTTATGATAAAATATATCGAGTTGTTTTTCATACTACTAATTCCAAGTAGAGTTCCTCTCCACGAGTCGAACTCTCTTTTAATGCAATTATAATATATGTGATAAGTAAATAATGATTTCTGTGGATAGTATACCTAACTAAGTTGATGATAGCACGAGGCGCGAGGAGCTAGCCGCAAGACCTAGACACGCCCGCGGAAAGCGAGTGCCTCGTGCTATCAGCAACAGTTAGTACCCTATAATGACATAGTTAACATATTTAGATAGGAGGAAACATCCATTGGACGAAAAAATAATTTCCTATCTGGAATCATTAATAAACGAACGAGAACCTCTATTAAATAAAATGGAACAACTTGCAAAAGAAGAACAAGTACCAATCATGGATTTAGTTGGCATGGAAACACTTTTGCAACTTCTTCGCATACAACAGCCAAAAAAAATCCTAGAAATCGGAACAGCCATTGGTTACTCTGCTATTAGAATGGCAAAAACAATAGAAAACGCAGAAATTGTTACCATTGAACGCGACGAAAAACGATATGGACAGGCTGAACAGTTTGCAAAAGAAGCAAAGTTAGAAGATAGATTACAT is drawn from Bacillus alkalisoli and contains these coding sequences:
- a CDS encoding aspartate aminotransferase family protein, coding for MSDTKQKHKTLLELDDKYVWHAMKPYNPNSTMVIKKASGSWITDINDNSYLDGMSGLWCVNIGYGRKELAEAAYDQLTVMPYYPLTNSHPPAIQLAEKLNELLQDEYVIFFSNSGSEANETAFKIARQYHSQKSEPNRYKIVSRYRSYHGNTAAALAATGQAQRKYKYEPLTTGFIHVPPPDQYRNEEDETIPPQHLQSVQHIDNAMTWEVSETIAAMIMEPIITGGGILIPPDQYMKGVKEVCDKHGALLIVDEVICGFGRTGKPFGFMHYGVKPDIITMAKGITSGYMPLSATAVRKEIYEHFKGSQEYDYLRHVNTFGGSPASCAVALKNLEIMEQENLFEHSEKKGNTLLTKLQHNLAIHPFVGDVRGKGLLVGIELVRDKHTKEPLEVDLLNEVIAECKRKGVIVGKNGATVAGFNNVLALSPPLSISDKDLQFLINTVTEALNKIGP
- a CDS encoding AI-2E family transporter; the protein is MKTQWKWLIRLGYVLLVSLILFVLMKLSPFWQPILKVVLVVLTPFIISSFIAYLLHPIIEKTHDAGMPRPIAILIIYLLFFGGIGFALYKGTPVMINQLKELSENFPRVAETYRNWIFQIHTSTSNWPEGVHQRVDGMFAEFEGMIGVLIQKIINGIKTILNSFFILIVIPFIVFYLLKDFQEVKKSVWYLTPRKWRKGGIAFLNDVDKSLGNYIRGQLLVCLIIGFLATLSLWLAGMKYPLVLGIIIGVTNVIPYFGPIIGAFPAVIIAATISIKMVILVLVIIFGLQFIEGNILSPLIVGKSLHIHPVLIIFALIVGGEIAGVLGLILAVPVFAVLKVTVMHVTTHFIKH
- the alaS gene encoding alanine--tRNA ligase, which translates into the protein MKKLTSAQVRQMFLDFFKEKGHAVEPSASLVPHEDPTLLWINSGVATLKKYFDGRVIPANPRIVNAQKSIRTNDIENVGKTARHHTFFEMLGNFSIGDYFKKEAIDWAWEFLTSEKWIGFDAEKLSVTVHPEDEEAYQYWNEVIGVPAERIIRLEGNFWDIGEGPSGPNTEIFYDRGEAYGNDSNDPELYPGGENERYLEIWNLVFSEFNHNPDHTYTPLPKKNIDTGMGLERIVSVIQDVPTNFDTDLFMPIIQATEEVSGEKYNVDKEKDVAFKVIADHLRTVTFAVGDGALPSNEGRGYVLRRLLRRAVRYAKQINVNRPFMHELVPVVAEIMVDFYPEVKEKQDFIQRVIKTEEERFHETLNDGLAILSEVIKKAKEEGSNVISGKDAFRLYDTYGFPIELTQEFAEENNMELDHEGFEKEMEMQRERARSARQDVDSMQVQGGVLGDVKVDSKFVGYNTLTNQTEIAVMVQNGEYVQTANAGEELQLILSSTPFYAESGGQIADAGVIQGANGKARVKDVQKAPNGQNLHTVVVEEGTLTTGEVVSTTVERTNREKVVKNHTATHLLHQALKDVLGTHVNQAGSQVTGDRLRFDFSHFGQVTQEEIERIEQIVNEKIWANIDVVIENKSLAEAKEMGAMALFGEKYGDVVRVVQVGEYSLELCGGCHVPNTSVIGLFKIVSESGIGAGTRRMEAVTGEGAYQLLNSQVQLLKEAASKLKTKPQEVSTRIDAVLAEMKELQRENQSLTTKLSNIEASSILDNVKEVNGVKMLAAKVAPTDMNNLRTMMDELKGKLGSAVIVLASVQDGNKVNISAGVTKDLMEKGYHAGKLIKEVATRCGGGGGGRPDMAQAGGKNPEQVDSALQYVEEWMKSI
- a CDS encoding IreB family regulatory phosphoprotein; its protein translation is MSSFDKTMKFNFHEDSVETNVEEVLFTVHDALREKGYNPINQIVGYLLSGDPAYIPRHNDARALIRKLERDELIEELVKSYLKHHRKE
- the ruvX gene encoding Holliday junction resolvase RuvX, translating into MRIMGLDVGSKTVGVAVSDELGWTAQGLETIKIDEAINNLGFKRLKQIIAEYNVEKIVVGLPKNMNGTIGPRGEASRVYAEKLHEKTKLPVVFWDERLSTVAAERTLLSADVSRAKRKKVIDKMAAVFILQGFLDSKQ
- a CDS encoding DUF1292 domain-containing protein; the encoded protein is MEHGEKHITVIDEQGNEQLCEILFTFENEEFGKSYVLYYPVGADEDDADDIEIHASAFIPGEGDQGGDLMPVETDEEWDMIEEMLNTFMEQEEEE
- a CDS encoding Rrf2 family transcriptional regulator; the protein is MRLTLYTDYSLRVLLYLACIPKKEKLVQIKDIAESYNISKNHLMKVIYHLGKLGYIETIRGRGGGIRIAMEPSAINIGKLVRHTEEDFHIVDCFGDHSVCAITPACTLKHVLHKALQAFIQVLDEYTLEDLMHNKEELASLLNVE
- the mltG gene encoding endolytic transglycosylase MltG, with amino-acid sequence MGSKKKNDVQQKLMEKHQEAKIVRRIVFVAFIVLMLAITTVIGGGYYYISNALKPVDEVSEHTEQVEIPIGSSGTAIANILEDAGIVHNARIFRYYVKFKNESGFQAGTYTLSPSMTLDEIILSLKSGRIMREALFNVTIPEGRQLTQIAIILSNRANVDEEEFWETINDEEFVREMMKKFPNLITEEVFAENVKYPLEGYLFPATYPFYSENPTIEEVVVPMLQKTEEIIAPYYAEMEEAGFTVHELLTFASLVEEEATDQIHRKKIASVFYNRLNQGMPLQTDPTVLYALGEHKDRVLYVHLEVDDPYNTYKYAGLTPGPIANAGASSIEAVLQPEETNYLYFLATPEGEVIFNETYDAHLRDREIHITGRNNN